The genomic segment CCGAGCTGGGTGATCCGGCGGTACGGCCGCAGCAGCAACCAGCCGACCACCCCGCAGAGCCAGACCAGGACCACCTGGAGCCAGCCGGGCAGCGTGGCGGTGTTCATGATCAGGTCGACGGCGAAGAGGTAGATGGCCGCGCCGGTGCCGAAGATGGCGATGTTGAAGACCGCGGCGACCACCGCGTTCGCCAGCCGCCGGAGGCCGGCGCTGGCCGGGCGCATCAGGCCGACGGTGCCGAGGATCGGTGCGGCGATCACCGCCCACCGGAAGATCAGGAAGCCGAGCAGCACCAGCAGTGACGCGGTGAGGTCGAACATGGCGAACAGCACCGAGGCCAGCACCGCGATGAACCCGGCGCCGATCCGATCCATGTCCCGGGTGCCCTGGAGGTACTCGTACGCCTCCGGGTCCTCGGTCTTGATCTGTTCGGCGACCTTGGCCCACTGCTGCTGCTTGGCCTTGATGACGACGTCGCGAGTGGCGGGCTTGGACCGGATGGCTTCCGCCTCGCCCCACGTCAGGGACTTGGCGTCGTACAGGGCGGGGCCGTACTTCTTCGCGGTCTCGCTGTCCGCCGAGCCGAGCACACCGCGCAGCCAGTTCCGGTAGAGCATCGTCTCGGTCGCCGTGTCACTGGCACGGACGGCGGGTGGCCGCTTGTCGACGCAGGCGCTCGGGTTCGGCAGCGCGCACTTGTCCGGCGGCACGGTCTTGGAGGAGGGGCCGACCGCGTCGTGTACCACGCCCAGCGTGGTGATCAGCGTGTTGTCGGCGATGTTCGCGGACTTCACCGGCCAGGCGGCCAGCGCGGTCACCGCCACCATCACCAGCAGCGCCCAGCCCGCGGTGGTCATCGCGTTGCTCATGTCCGACTGGCGGGACCGCCAGAGCAGGTAGAGGCCGACCACGCAGACGGTGATGATGCCGAAGACGCTGAACACCTTCTGGTAGACGGCCTTCGTGGCCTGCTCCACCAGCGGGTCGGCCCAGCTCCACATCGTCCGCGGATCCCAGGCGCGCTCGCGCAGCGCGTTCGAGGCGCCGATCACGGCGTTGGCGAACATGAACTCGCCGTTGGCGACCATTGTGGTGAACCGGTAGTCCGGATGCAGCACCGAGGAGGCGCAGCCGCCGTCGACGTCGTACGTGTTGTAGCTGTATCCGGCGTACCCGTAGTCGCTGTAGAGGCCCTTCGGGCCGGGCTCCTTCGCGGAGTCGGGCCGGGACGCGAACCAGCCGGCCAAGCCCGAGTCCGGCGCGGCGGGCACCGGTGCGTTGCGGCACTCGACCTGGTCCTCGCTGACCGCCTTGAGCTTGCCGACGCAGGACCGGAAGTCGGCCTGCCACTCCTTGGTGGTGCACAGCTCGGCGCGCGCCTGGGTGACCGGCGCGGCGGCGTACGCGGGTGTGGCCGCCCCGATCACCGGCCAGGAGATCGTGGCCCCGGCGAGTACGCCGAGCGCGAGGAGGAGCGCCGCAATCCGTGCCCGGGCCCTCGCCATGTCACGCCTCCAGATCAGCCAGGACGGTCGGCAGTATCCCGGCGGCCTGGGCGACCGCGGCGGGGGTGGTGTCCAGGTGCTCCAGCAGCCCGTCGACGTACGACACGTCGACCCGGACCTTCTGCACGCGCCCGTCGACGTCGCGCATGACGAACTCGCGGAAGCCGAGCCGGTTGGCCGATCCGCTGTCCGCCTGGGAGAGCGAGGCGAGTGTCGCTTCGTACCCGTCGTCGACGGGCACCCGCAGCAGGCGCAGCGCCTCGGAGGCGATCTCGCTGTCCTCGGCGATCCGGCCGACGAAGACGGTGGAGACGAGGTTCTGCACGTCGAGGCCGAGGATGTCCTTCGGGTTCTGCGAGGCGACGAGCGCGGCGAGGTTCCACTTGCGGGAGTCGCGGGCGAGCCGGACCAGGAACGAGCGCCCGGACCGCCAGCCCTCCATGAAGTGCGCCTCGTCGAGGCCGACGAGTTTCCGGGAGGACATCGAGCCGCCGTAGCAGCGGCGTACGGCGAGCCGGTGCGCGGTGTGCAGCATCGGCAGCGCGAGCGCCTCCTCGGCCGACCAGTACTCCCGCTCGATCTTGAGGTCGGGGAGCCGCAGGCCGGCCATGGTGATGACGGTGAGCGCGGCGTCGGCGCCGAGCAGCCCTTCCGGCGGCCGGCCGAAGAAGAGCATGGCCAGCGGCATCTCGGCGGTGTCGAGCAGCAGGTGGGCCAGCTCGCGGCCGGCGTCGTCGTCGAGCCCCTGGAGACAGGTCACCACGTCGTCGAGCGTGGAGGTCTCCTCGGCGGGCACCTGGCGTACGGCGTGCCGGAACAGCGTGGCGGTGGACGCCTCCCGGGCCACCTGCGGCGGCACCAGCATCATGCAGATGTCCTGCACCAGCATCCGGCGCTCGGCGCGGGCGTTCGACACGGCGATCTCGAACTCCCGGTCGCCCGGCGCACCGGCGCCGAACTCGCTGCGCAGCGGCGTCGGGATCAGCGCGTACGGCGCCAGCGTGCCCTGTTCCGAGCCGGTCAGGTTGAGCACCCGGGAGTACGGGGCCAGCTCGGGCATGGCGCAGAGCCGGGCCAGCGGCCCGGACGGGTCGAGCAGTGTCACCTGCACGCCGCGCCGCGCGGCCAGGTAGCCGAGCGCGCCGAGCAGCGTCGACTTGCCACCGCCGGGCTCGGCGACGAAGACGGCGAGGCCGGAGCGCTCGCGTACCTCCATCGGGAAGTGCAGGTCGAGGAAGACCGGCCGGCGGCAGGTGCCGGCGGTACGCCCGATCAGGTCGCCGCGCCGGTCACCGACTGTGGACGCGGCCTGCGGCAGCGCGGCGGCGAGCAGGTTGACGGGCATGCGCCGGACGTAGCCGGTGTTGGCGATGGGCTCGCCGGGGATGAACTCGCGGGCCAGCCAGTCCTGGTTCTTCGGGTGCTGGAGCGAGATCCGCAGCTCCCGGGAGTAGAGCTGGATGAGCCGCCGGGCCCGTTCCAGGCACTCCTCCCGGGTACGGCCGCCGACCGCGATCCGGTGCCAGCCGTGTGCCCGGGCCGAGTCGACGGGCAGACCGGTGGTCATCTCGTCGCCGATCACCAGCGCGCGCTTGGCCAGTCGTTCCAGCTCCGGCGGCGCGTCGATGCCGTGCTCGGCGTAGTCGAGCTGCTGGGAGCGGATCATCCGGAGCCGGTGTTCGAGGTTCCGGAACGAGTCGTTGGGGCCGAGGATGTCGACCCGGGTGGACAGCTCCATCGGCCACGGCAGCCGCTCGTGGAAGTGCAGCCAGGGCTCGTGCCGCTCGGGGATCTCCAGCGGCTCCATCCGGCCGACCGCGAGCACGGCGACGTGGCGCTCCTCGCCGGTCATCCGGTTGACCAGCTTCACGGTCGAGCCGTACGGGGTGCGGTAGCGCTCGACCTGCTCGGTGAGGGCCAGCAGGTCGCCGCGTTCCCACCGGCCGTTCGTGATCGGGGACAGGACGCCGGGCGGCGCCATGCACAGCGCCACCGAGCGGTAGAGCAGCCATTCCAGTTCGGGCGCGGTGACCCGCCGCCCGCGCATGCCGAACGCACCGAGGACCTCGTCGAACTGCTCGACGGTACGGCTCAGCCGGCGCCGCTCGCCGTCGGCGGTGCCCCGGCCGAACGTGCGCAGCAGGCGCTCGGTGAGCGAGTCGCCGAGCGACCGGCGGGCGAACGTGACACCGAGGTACGTCTGGCCCTCGGCGTGGTTGACCGCCATCAGGTGCCGCTGGGCGGCGACCAGGTGATCGGCCCAGCCGGTGGTGCCCGGCACGTCGGGCAGCGGGGCGGCGGTGTGCGCGTCGATGGTGCGGGCCCACTCGTCGGCCGGGAAGGGCCGGGTGGTGCGGCGCAGGTGCAGCCGGAACCCGGCCAGTCCGGCGTACTGCTCGGAGATCGCCGAGAGCAGCGCTTCCCGTTCGGCGTCGGGCCGGAACGCCCACCGCACCTCGGGCAGCCAGTACCAGGCGGTGACCGTGTTCGGGGTGAAGGTGAGGTGGCCGGCGATCTCGGTGATGGCCAGCTCGACCGACGGGTCCCGGTCGCCGAACTTGATCTTCGGGGCGCGGACCCGGACCGGCTTGGTCGGCCGGTTGCGGCGCTCCGGCGTGCGCTGCCGGGGCGGCGCCACCTCGCGCTGGGTGGCGCGGCCGACCTCACGGGACGGTGCCGCGCCGGTCGCGATCGGCTCCGCGGGAGTGACATCCGGTTCCCGGTGGTCGGCGGGAGCGGGTACGGGTGCGGGGATCGGTGGTGGCGGCGGAAGCACCGGCTCGGGCTCGGCCGGGGGACGGACCGCGGGCAGCCGGTCGCCGGCCTGCTGCGGCACCCGGCTCCGGGAGGGCGGCGGCGGGGCGAGCGCGGCCGGCGGGTCGGGCAGGGCCGGCTCGACCGGCAGCGGTGCGGGCTCGGGCCGGGGACGGCCGACCGCGCGTACCCCTGGGGCCTGCTCGCGGACCGGTGGGTCCGGTTGGGGCCGGGGTGCCGGCTCGATCGGCACGGCGGGCTGGTGCGGGATCGGCAGGGGCTCGCGGCCGACGCCGCGGCGCGGCGGCGCCACCACCGGCTCGACCGGCGGGGGCGGCGTGGCGGCGGGTCGCCGCCGGGGCTGCGCGCCGCCGAACAGGTCGAGGAAGGGCGAGTCGATGTCGCCGTCGGGGCGTACCGGCTCGCGCGGGGTGATCGGTCGCGGCGGCTGGAAGACGCCGACGCGGCTGTGCCCGGGGCTGGTCACGAGCGCGCTGTCGAGGACGACTTCGTCCAGATCCTCGTCCGGTGGGTAGTCGAACGATCGCGCACGGTTACCGTTGGGCCCGGCCGGGCGCCCGGCCGGGGAACCCGGCGTGGAAGAGCGACTCATGCGACCGCCTCACCCGCGTCGTTCGTCTGCACGGTTGTCGTACGCCCGGTCATGCCAGTTCCTCCCGGATCCTGATCCGGCTCGCGACGAGCCGCGGGTCCCGCTGCTCGGTGGCCGGTTCCCGGGTGCGTCGCCAGTCGGTCAGCGCGGTCCGGATCACCATGCGCGCGGGCCGGTCCGGGTCGACGTACCGGAAGATGAACGAGGTCGTCACGATCGCCAGCGAGATCTCCCAGGCGGGGAACAGTTCGACCTGGAGCGTGAACAACCAGTGGATGAACATGTAGAGGGGTACGAGCAGCATGAACAGGCCGTACTGGGCGTACGGCAGGTGGACGGGAAGGGTGTACCCGGGCGGCCCCAGATAGACGAGGCGTGCCCGGTAGATGTCGTCGTCGGTGCGCAGCCGCATCGTCGCCCAACGCCCTACTCGAAGATCAGGTTGATCAGGTAGTCGCCGACGAAGAAGAGTGTGGCCGCACCGGCGATGAAGGCCAGGCCGATGATGGCGATGGCCGAGCTGGTCAGCACCTTCGAGATCTCACCACGGCTGGCACGGCCGATGAAGATCACGCCGAGGACCGCGAGCAGGATCGGCGCGATCTTGCTGGCGAAGAAGGTGACGACGTTGTCGGTGTCGATGCCCTTCGGGGCCGGCTCGGCGAGTGGAGTCGACGCCAGGGTGTGGAGCGCGTGGTCGACGGCACTGGACGCCGTAGCCATGAGCTCGATGGCGATCACTGGAAACCTCCCCAAGGTCGCGGCCGGCGGCGCCGCGTTGGTGCAAGTAGGCAAGCCTGGCGGGATGGTGCTCGTCAGAGACAGCGCCGTCAACGCTGAGTCCGTCACCCACCACGCAGAGTGGTGAGTTTTGGGGGGATTCTTCCCGCTTCGGCCCTCCCTCCAGGCTTCGCCATCTCGATGCTGGGCAATTCCAAAGCGTACGGCCCGGCCACCTTTGCGACAAGCCGCGAAGAGTGGACCTCCGATGACCCGGATGACCGATCGTACACCTGTTCCAATGCGCACGTCAGGGGTGCCGCGTCACGCGCTCGCCCGGCGGCCGGAAGCCCTGCCGGCGAACGGTACTGTCGGGTCCGTGACCGATCTGGTACGGGCGGAGACCCCGGTGGTGATGGGCGTCCTCAACGTCACGCCCGACTCCTTCTCCGACGGCGGCAGATACGCCGATCTGGACGCGGCCGTCGCACACGGGGTGCGACTGCGCGGAGAGGGTGCGGACCTGATCGACGTGGGTGGCGAGTCCACCCGGCCCGGCGCCGACCGGGTCGACGCGGAGACGGAGACCGCCCGCGTGCTGCCGGTGGTCCGCGAGCTGAGCGCCGCCGGCATCCCGGTCAGCATCGACACCAGCCGGGCCCGGGTCGCCGAGGCCGTGCTCGCCGCCGGGGCGTACGTGGTCAACGACGTCTCCGGCGGCCTCGCCGACCCGGACATGGCCCGGGTGGTCCGCGACGCCGGCTGCCCCTGGGTGCTCATGCACTGGCGGGGGCACTCCCGGGGGATGCGCGAGCTGGCCACGTACACCGACGTGGTGACCGAGGTCCGGGACGAGCTGAGCCGGCGGGTCGACGTCGCGCTCGCCGCCGGGGTGGCCGCCGACCGGATCATCGTGGACCCGGGCCTGGGCTTCGCGAAGACCGCCGCGCACAACTGGGCGCTCAGCGCCCGCCTGACCGAGCTGGTCGACCTGGGCTTCCCGGTGCTGTTCGGGGCCAGCCGCAAGTCCTACCTGGGCCGGTT from the Micromonospora sp. WMMA1947 genome contains:
- the folP gene encoding dihydropteroate synthase; its protein translation is MTDLVRAETPVVMGVLNVTPDSFSDGGRYADLDAAVAHGVRLRGEGADLIDVGGESTRPGADRVDAETETARVLPVVRELSAAGIPVSIDTSRARVAEAVLAAGAYVVNDVSGGLADPDMARVVRDAGCPWVLMHWRGHSRGMRELATYTDVVTEVRDELSRRVDVALAAGVAADRIIVDPGLGFAKTAAHNWALSARLTELVDLGFPVLFGASRKSYLGRLLADPAGEPRPTAGREAATVATSVLAVAAGAWGVRVHDVRATADALAVWRATGSPRLAGSTGARRTTAPPTEAATGGARPAEATTGTSGDDR
- a CDS encoding MFS transporter: MARARARIAALLLALGVLAGATISWPVIGAATPAYAAAPVTQARAELCTTKEWQADFRSCVGKLKAVSEDQVECRNAPVPAAPDSGLAGWFASRPDSAKEPGPKGLYSDYGYAGYSYNTYDVDGGCASSVLHPDYRFTTMVANGEFMFANAVIGASNALRERAWDPRTMWSWADPLVEQATKAVYQKVFSVFGIITVCVVGLYLLWRSRQSDMSNAMTTAGWALLVMVAVTALAAWPVKSANIADNTLITTLGVVHDAVGPSSKTVPPDKCALPNPSACVDKRPPAVRASDTATETMLYRNWLRGVLGSADSETAKKYGPALYDAKSLTWGEAEAIRSKPATRDVVIKAKQQQWAKVAEQIKTEDPEAYEYLQGTRDMDRIGAGFIAVLASVLFAMFDLTASLLVLLGFLIFRWAVIAAPILGTVGLMRPASAGLRRLANAVVAAVFNIAIFGTGAAIYLFAVDLIMNTATLPGWLQVVLVWLCGVVGWLLLRPYRRITQLGGKDSSEAVSSAGSWHRRFFRDMRIAARLDVAEPGGTNEPAIGKRRAVTADQRRLRPEARHEDPAHSATPADRERPDGRERPAEVPTPERPGGSPAVTPRPRRAPSTWTEPDVPEESPSYAVYRPDSAGRGTAPARPAPRIRSEAR
- a CDS encoding ATP-binding protein, translating into MSRSSTPGSPAGRPAGPNGNRARSFDYPPDEDLDEVVLDSALVTSPGHSRVGVFQPPRPITPREPVRPDGDIDSPFLDLFGGAQPRRRPAATPPPPVEPVVAPPRRGVGREPLPIPHQPAVPIEPAPRPQPDPPVREQAPGVRAVGRPRPEPAPLPVEPALPDPPAALAPPPPSRSRVPQQAGDRLPAVRPPAEPEPVLPPPPPIPAPVPAPADHREPDVTPAEPIATGAAPSREVGRATQREVAPPRQRTPERRNRPTKPVRVRAPKIKFGDRDPSVELAITEIAGHLTFTPNTVTAWYWLPEVRWAFRPDAEREALLSAISEQYAGLAGFRLHLRRTTRPFPADEWARTIDAHTAAPLPDVPGTTGWADHLVAAQRHLMAVNHAEGQTYLGVTFARRSLGDSLTERLLRTFGRGTADGERRRLSRTVEQFDEVLGAFGMRGRRVTAPELEWLLYRSVALCMAPPGVLSPITNGRWERGDLLALTEQVERYRTPYGSTVKLVNRMTGEERHVAVLAVGRMEPLEIPERHEPWLHFHERLPWPMELSTRVDILGPNDSFRNLEHRLRMIRSQQLDYAEHGIDAPPELERLAKRALVIGDEMTTGLPVDSARAHGWHRIAVGGRTREECLERARRLIQLYSRELRISLQHPKNQDWLAREFIPGEPIANTGYVRRMPVNLLAAALPQAASTVGDRRGDLIGRTAGTCRRPVFLDLHFPMEVRERSGLAVFVAEPGGGKSTLLGALGYLAARRGVQVTLLDPSGPLARLCAMPELAPYSRVLNLTGSEQGTLAPYALIPTPLRSEFGAGAPGDREFEIAVSNARAERRMLVQDICMMLVPPQVAREASTATLFRHAVRQVPAEETSTLDDVVTCLQGLDDDAGRELAHLLLDTAEMPLAMLFFGRPPEGLLGADAALTVITMAGLRLPDLKIEREYWSAEEALALPMLHTAHRLAVRRCYGGSMSSRKLVGLDEAHFMEGWRSGRSFLVRLARDSRKWNLAALVASQNPKDILGLDVQNLVSTVFVGRIAEDSEIASEALRLLRVPVDDGYEATLASLSQADSGSANRLGFREFVMRDVDGRVQKVRVDVSYVDGLLEHLDTTPAAVAQAAGILPTVLADLEA